A stretch of the Chroococcidiopsis sp. SAG 2025 genome encodes the following:
- a CDS encoding transposase codes for MTNSIVRIDRWQLNPTPEQLNYLEATVGEYRSFCKALSYVVMGHWTEIVDSPSRCAAVEKLIHKTSSNPNPKYQYFQKRFYKFPSYLRRAAIEFVLGQVSSFLTRYYDWQSGNRKRKDALPPRFNPEAGCYPALYRGQCVKFDLWLTVAQIKVWNGSDWIWIDVQIMQVRKRHLLAHSKSLSPSLIVRNGKAHLSVPFKLHPSKLGGKLVCAVDVGINTTATATIVSSDGTVISRAFFHRGGDIDRRDKVLGQIRHKAKLTKKLHKGFCKGLYRRAKGINHNMAQHISKEIVQFAHQHGASVIVFENLKDWKPKAGKKRSTLKQRFHGWLHRLLVQLTENKFVEVGGKVELVYPRGTSSWAYDGSGQLKRSKSNYALATFQSGKRYNADLNGSQNIAARYWAYKLKLAYRNGRQLLSSKSSGSKSRMPITLSHLWRDKDATLLSAR; via the coding sequence ATGACTAATTCAATTGTACGCATAGACCGATGGCAGTTAAACCCGACTCCAGAACAGTTAAATTATCTGGAGGCGACGGTTGGCGAATATCGCTCGTTCTGCAAAGCTCTGTCCTATGTGGTTATGGGTCACTGGACAGAAATTGTGGATTCCCCAAGTCGTTGTGCGGCAGTTGAAAAGCTCATTCATAAGACTAGTAGCAACCCAAATCCTAAATACCAGTATTTCCAAAAACGGTTTTATAAGTTCCCGTCTTACCTGCGCCGAGCAGCGATTGAATTTGTCTTGGGACAGGTTTCCTCATTCCTGACTCGCTACTATGATTGGCAGTCTGGCAATCGCAAACGGAAAGATGCATTACCCCCAAGATTTAACCCAGAAGCGGGATGTTACCCAGCTCTGTATCGTGGGCAGTGTGTCAAGTTCGATCTTTGGTTGACTGTTGCCCAAATCAAGGTATGGAATGGCTCTGATTGGATTTGGATAGACGTTCAAATCATGCAAGTCAGAAAGCGTCATTTATTGGCGCATAGCAAGAGTTTGTCACCATCACTGATTGTCAGAAATGGTAAGGCTCACCTGTCTGTACCTTTCAAGTTGCACCCGTCTAAATTAGGAGGAAAATTAGTCTGTGCGGTAGACGTGGGGATCAACACAACTGCGACTGCTACTATTGTTAGTAGCGACGGCACTGTAATCTCTCGTGCATTCTTTCATCGAGGGGGAGACATAGACCGTCGCGACAAAGTATTGGGGCAGATTAGACACAAGGCAAAGCTAACCAAGAAACTGCACAAAGGTTTCTGCAAAGGGTTGTATCGACGCGCTAAGGGAATTAACCACAATATGGCGCAGCACATCTCGAAGGAAATCGTGCAATTTGCACACCAGCATGGTGCGTCTGTAATTGTGTTTGAAAACCTGAAAGATTGGAAGCCAAAAGCTGGTAAAAAACGCTCTACCCTCAAGCAACGATTTCACGGTTGGCTGCATCGATTGCTGGTGCAACTAACGGAAAATAAGTTTGTCGAAGTGGGTGGCAAGGTAGAACTAGTTTATCCTCGTGGCACATCCTCTTGGGCGTATGATGGTTCCGGTCAACTCAAGCGCAGTAAATCCAACTACGCATTAGCTACGTTCCAGAGCGGGAAACGCTACAACGCCGACCTTAATGGTAGTCAAAATATTGCAGCCCGATACTGGGCATATAAGCTAAAACTGGCGTACAGAAATGGTCGTCAGTTACTCTCCAGCAAAAGTTCTGGAAGTAAATCGAGAATGCCGATTACCTTGTCTCACCTTTGGAGGGATAAGGACGCTACGCTTCTATCTGCAAGATGA
- a CDS encoding type IV toxin-antitoxin system AbiEi family antitoxin domain-containing protein, whose product MSKTQLLLELAREVGAIAAKDAEAKGIHRQYLKRLEQQGLLIRSGRGIYTYADAEITEKHSLVEAAKRVPHGVICLLSALSFHELTTQAPFEIWLAIDQKARSPKEAILPLRIVYMSGQALYAGIESHSIEGVPVRVYCLAKTVADCFKYRHKIGLDVALEALRSCWQQRRCTMDELWHYAKICRVQNVIRPYLESL is encoded by the coding sequence ATGTCAAAGACACAGCTTCTACTGGAGCTTGCCCGTGAGGTAGGCGCGATCGCCGCCAAAGATGCGGAGGCAAAAGGAATCCATCGTCAGTATCTCAAGCGTCTGGAACAGCAAGGATTGCTGATTCGGTCTGGACGGGGAATTTATACTTATGCTGACGCTGAGATTACGGAGAAGCATAGCCTGGTCGAGGCGGCTAAACGAGTTCCTCATGGAGTTATTTGTCTGCTCTCTGCACTTAGCTTTCACGAATTGACGACTCAAGCGCCTTTTGAAATTTGGCTGGCTATAGACCAAAAAGCACGTTCTCCCAAGGAGGCTATTCTGCCTCTACGAATTGTTTATATGTCCGGTCAAGCACTATACGCTGGGATTGAGTCACACTCCATTGAAGGAGTGCCAGTGCGAGTGTACTGTCTTGCCAAAACGGTTGCAGACTGCTTTAAGTATCGCCACAAAATAGGTCTTGATGTTGCTCTTGAAGCGCTGCGGTCTTGTTGGCAGCAACGACGCTGCACGATGGACGAACTCTGGCACTATGCCAAGATATGCCGAGTGCAGAATGTAATTCGCCCTTATCTGGAATCGCTGTAA
- the tnpA gene encoding IS200/IS605 family transposase, whose product MTFRLCYHLILTLKYRKDILTVEMQDRLKQILVTLLVKWECEPIELGGEGDHIHVLFDGHPGLNLVNFIKNIKSVSSRHMRKEYGDYLQQHLWGGEFWNDGSTIISVGASASIDVLISYIQNQGKADKDLDRR is encoded by the coding sequence ATGACTTTTCGGTTGTGCTATCATTTGATTCTGACATTGAAGTACAGAAAGGATATCTTGACCGTTGAAATGCAGGATAGGTTAAAACAAATCCTTGTTACCCTGCTAGTAAAGTGGGAGTGTGAACCTATCGAGTTAGGGGGTGAAGGCGACCACATCCACGTCTTGTTTGATGGGCATCCAGGACTAAATTTAGTCAACTTCATCAAAAACATTAAATCCGTATCCTCTCGGCATATGCGTAAAGAGTACGGTGACTATCTACAACAGCATCTTTGGGGTGGTGAGTTTTGGAATGATGGCTCTACCATCATTTCTGTCGGTGCAAGCGCCAGTATTGATGTGCTGATTTCTTATATTCAAAATCAGGGGAAAGCAGATAAAGATCTTGACCGCCGCTAA
- a CDS encoding site-specific integrase translates to MPKIDRAADAARLKLLAPVPATLHPAAVYLASLSEGSQPTMRHALDAIASMLTGGECDALTLDWSKLRYQHTAAVRASLVQGLAPATAKKMVCALRRVLKEAARLGLMGYEDYARAVDLPRIDTPPQKLKGRALATDEIALLMDACESEARTIGIRDAAILAILRGGGLRREELAQLELKDYNPILGELEIRSGKRKSYRKVYLPVEAVAIVEEWLEIRSRQPGALITPVRKGGKVELRHMSGDAVLKIVKRRGRKAGVAEFSPHDFRRTFCSELLDDNDVVTVQKLAGHATPVTTAKYDRRGEETKRKAVERLSIPRHQRTTQ, encoded by the coding sequence ATGCCCAAAATAGATCGCGCTGCTGATGCTGCCCGACTGAAGTTACTCGCGCCCGTGCCAGCAACTCTTCATCCGGCAGCGGTGTACTTGGCTTCTTTGAGTGAGGGGTCGCAGCCGACAATGCGCCATGCCCTGGACGCGATCGCGTCAATGCTGACTGGTGGTGAATGCGACGCGCTGACATTAGACTGGTCTAAGCTGCGCTATCAGCATACGGCGGCAGTTCGGGCGAGTTTGGTGCAGGGGTTGGCTCCGGCGACGGCGAAAAAAATGGTTTGTGCCTTGCGGCGAGTGCTCAAAGAAGCGGCTCGATTGGGGTTGATGGGCTATGAGGATTATGCCCGTGCTGTAGACTTACCTCGGATTGACACGCCGCCGCAAAAACTCAAAGGTCGCGCTCTCGCTACAGATGAGATTGCCTTGTTGATGGATGCGTGTGAGTCAGAAGCTAGAACTATAGGTATTAGGGATGCGGCAATCTTGGCTATCCTGCGCGGTGGCGGGTTGCGTCGGGAAGAATTGGCGCAGCTAGAACTTAAAGATTATAACCCGATTCTGGGCGAACTGGAGATCCGCTCTGGCAAAAGAAAGTCCTACAGAAAGGTTTATTTACCAGTGGAGGCAGTCGCCATAGTGGAAGAGTGGCTGGAGATTCGCTCTCGCCAACCAGGGGCGCTGATAACTCCGGTGCGTAAAGGGGGGAAAGTGGAACTGCGGCACATGTCAGGAGATGCGGTGCTGAAGATAGTCAAAAGGCGAGGGAGAAAGGCTGGGGTAGCAGAATTCTCGCCCCACGACTTCCGCCGGACGTTCTGCTCGGAGCTGCTGGATGATAACGATGTCGTCACGGTGCAGAAACTAGCCGGTCATGCAACGCCTGTTACGACTGCCAAATACGATCGCCGAGGCGAGGAGACAAAGCGAAAGGCGGTAGAAAGGTTGTCAATTCCTCGCCACCAACGAACGACGCAATAG